The Siniperca chuatsi isolate FFG_IHB_CAS linkage group LG2, ASM2008510v1, whole genome shotgun sequence genome window below encodes:
- the mapkapk3 gene encoding MAP kinase-activated protein kinase 3, producing MLQNGNEKEKPLQAPKAVAEPDDPKQEQPAPPAADREEADSESAHFPLPVYPKLEIKRNAVTDDYKISSQVLGLGINGKVLQCFNKKTGEKCALKILYDSPKARREVELHWQVSGGPYIVRILSLYENMHHGKKCLLIIMECMEGGELFSRIQARGDQAFTEKEASEIMRDIGTAIDFLHNINIAHRDIKPENLLYTNKERNGILKLTDFGFAKETTLHNSLQTPCYTPYYVAPEVLGPEKYDKSCDMWSLGVIMYILLCGFPPFYSNTGQAISPGMKRRIRMGQYEFPNPEWAEVSQEAKDLIHQLLKTDPNERMTITQFMNHPWINQSMVVPSTPLHTTRVLTEDREMWEDVKEEMTSALATMRVDYDQVKIKDLDTSSNPLLNKRRKKAAAGAKSGSTVCQSQ from the exons ATGCTACAAAATGGAAACGAAAAGGAGAAACCGCTGCAAGCGCCAAAGGCTGTGGCAGAGCCGGACGACCCGAAACAGGAGCAGCCCGCTCCCCCAGCTGCTGACAGAGAGGAAGCGGACAGCGAGTCCGCACACTTCCCCTTGCCCGTTTATCCCAAACTAGAGATAAAGCGCAACGCAGTGACGGACGATTATAAGATCTCCAGTCAGGTTCTGGGCTTAGGGATCAATGGCAAAGTCCTTCAGTGCTTCAACAAGAAGACTGGGGAGAAGTGCGCACTGAAG ATTCTCTACGACAGCCCCAAAGCCAGACGAGAGGTGGAGCTCCACTGGCAAGTATCAGGAGGGCCGTATATTGTTCGCATCCTCAGCCTGTATGAGAACATGCATCATGGGAAGAAGTGCCTGCTCATCATCATGGAGTG tatggagggaggagagctgTTCAGTCGAATCCAGGCCAGAGGAGACCAGGCCTTCACTGAGAAAG AGGCTTCTGAGATCATGAGAGACATCGGCACGGCCATCGACTTTCTCCACAACATTAACATCGCGCACAGAGACATAAAG CCAGAGAACCTGCTGTACACCAATAAAGAAAGAAACGGCATCCTCAAATTAACAGACTTTGGCTTTGCTAAGGAGACGACGCTACACAACTCTCTACAGACCCCCTGTTATACACCGTACTATGTGG CTCCTGAGGTTTTGGGTCCAGAGAAGTATGACAAGTCATGTGACATGTGGTCTCTGGGTGTCATCATGTACATCCT GTTGTGTGGCTTCCCTCCATTTTACTCTAACACGGGTCAGGCCATTTCTCcggggatgaagaggaggatcAGGATGGGCCAGTACGAATTCCCCAACCCAGAGTGGGCTGAGGTGTCACAGGAAG CAAAAGATTTGATCCATCAGCTACTGAAGACAGACCCTAACGAGAGAATGACCATCACTCAATTTATGAACCACCCCTGGATTAAT CAGTCCATGGTGGTTCCCTCCACTCCGCTGCACACCACCCGGGTCCTGActgaagacagagagatgtgGGAAGATGTGAAG GAAGAGATGACCAGCGCTTTAGCCACCATGCGCGTGGACTACGACCAGGTCAAGATCAAAGATCTCGACACATCCAGCAACCCGCTACTCAACAAGAGACGCAAGAAGGCTGCTGCAGGGGCCAAGAGTGGGTCCACAGTCTGCCAAAGTCAGTGA